The genomic window CCAAGAAGTCAGCAGAGGCCATAGTAGTTGTGAAACACGAGCTGCGAACAGAAACCGCAGAAGACTCACAGATCAACGAAGGGCTGAACATTAAGATGTTCCAAATGCAGCCGGGATCGCCCGCCGCAAGGCGGGGAAGCCTTGCTATAAGCGGGACAGAGCACAAGAAGTAAACTTAAACAGGATGATCGAGCAGGTATTAAACCGGAGAAACGTAATGCGGGCATACCGTCAGGTATTGTCGAACAAAGGTTCGGCAGGCGTGGATGGCATGACCGTAACGGAACTGTATGAACACCTGACCAAAAACAGGGAACGTATAGCATCGGAATTACGGCAAGGGAGCTACCTGCCACAAGCCATCCTTGGGGTAGAAATACCCAAGGGCAACGGGAAGACACGCCTATTAGGCATTCCGACAGTTACCGACCGACTATTGCAGCAAGCAGTGGGACAGGTAATAGCCATCAAATTCGAGATGGAATTTGAGGATTTCAGTTACGGATTCCGCCCCAATCGCAACGCACAACAAGCGGTATTGAAAGCGCAGGAATACATAAACTCGGGTTATCACCACATTGTGGATATTGACCTGAAGAGTTTCTTTGACGAAGTTGACCATTGTATCCTACTGCAATTGCTGTACCGCAAGGTAAAATGTCCGCTCACCTTACGCCTTATCCGCAAATGGCTGAGAGCACCCATACTTATCAATGGAAAGCTTACCAAGCGCAGGAAAGGTGTACCGCAGGGAAGCCCGCTCAGTCCATTGTTATCGAATATCATGCTGAATGAACTCGATAAAGAAATGGAACGACAGGGGCTAAAGTATGTCCGATATGCTGACGACTTTAGTATTTATACGAAAAGTAACTACGCAGCCCGAAAAACCGGGAACAGCATATACTTGTTTCTCAAGAATAAGTTAAAACTACCCATAAACCGGGATAAAAGCGGAATACGCAAACCTGTACACTTTACGATGTTGGGTTTTGGATTTGTGCCCACCTATGTAAAGGGAGAGAAAGGCAAGTACCAGTTGGTGGTAAGCGACAAAAGCTGGAAATCACTCAAGCAGAAACTCAAAACCATCACACGCAAGACCACTCCATGCACCTTCGATGAACGTATCCAACGGATCAAAGAGGTTCAACGGGGATGGCTCGGATACTTCCGAATGGCAAGTATTCAGAGCAAACTCAAGGACCTTGATGGCTGGCTGCGAAATCGTTTAAGGTACTGCATCTGGTCCCGCCTCAGGCGGGAGAAGAAGCCTGAGCGGAAAAGAAAAAACCTTATACGACTTGGGATTGACCATGACCATGCTTACGCTTGGAGCCGTACGAGAATGGGAGGTTGGGCAGTAGCCCAAAGCCCTATTCTTGGCACGACTATTACCTTGGAACGCTTGTGTAAAAGAGGTTATGTATCAATGCTTTCAGTTTACGAGAAAATTGCTCCACATCTTAATGAACCGTCCCGCCTCAGGCGGGATGGTGTGAGAGGCGCTCCGGTGGGCGTTTTTGCTCACCGGCCGTCTACTCGATTGTAAAGCGTGACTAATCAATTTCTTTTTTCAGCTTTTCTGGATCCATCCGA from Bacteroidota bacterium includes these protein-coding regions:
- the ltrA gene encoding group II intron reverse transcriptase/maturase, whose protein sequence is MIEQVLNRRNVMRAYRQVLSNKGSAGVDGMTVTELYEHLTKNRERIASELRQGSYLPQAILGVEIPKGNGKTRLLGIPTVTDRLLQQAVGQVIAIKFEMEFEDFSYGFRPNRNAQQAVLKAQEYINSGYHHIVDIDLKSFFDEVDHCILLQLLYRKVKCPLTLRLIRKWLRAPILINGKLTKRRKGVPQGSPLSPLLSNIMLNELDKEMERQGLKYVRYADDFSIYTKSNYAARKTGNSIYLFLKNKLKLPINRDKSGIRKPVHFTMLGFGFVPTYVKGEKGKYQLVVSDKSWKSLKQKLKTITRKTTPCTFDERIQRIKEVQRGWLGYFRMASIQSKLKDLDGWLRNRLRYCIWSRLRREKKPERKRKNLIRLGIDHDHAYAWSRTRMGGWAVAQSPILGTTITLERLCKRGYVSMLSVYEKIAPHLNEPSRLRRDGVRGAPVGVFAHRPSTRL